A single genomic interval of Pseudomonas sp. FeN3W harbors:
- a CDS encoding glutathione S-transferase family protein, with amino-acid sequence MHELILHHYPTSPFAEKARLMLGFKQLSWRSVMIPPVMPKPDLTALTGGYRRTPVLQVGADIYCDTALIARRLEAEKATPALFPEGQEFTAATLAQWADSVLFLNAVSLVFQPESMAVRFAQVPKEFVQTFSKDRAQLFANGSVSRVPLEQAKNDWPTFMTRLQQQLAREEGEFLFGAAPSIADFAVAHCLWFLRATPVTAPLVDGYPEVAAWLGKVLGVGHGSSSELSAEDALRMALEAEPAPLPDEAFSEPNGFQEGQLVAIAAVDYGADPVEGELVFAGSEELILRRSDDRTGVVHVHFPRVGYRIEAR; translated from the coding sequence ATGCACGAGCTGATCCTGCACCACTATCCCACCTCGCCCTTCGCCGAAAAGGCGCGTCTGATGCTGGGGTTCAAGCAGTTGTCCTGGCGCTCGGTGATGATCCCTCCGGTCATGCCCAAGCCCGATCTGACCGCGCTCACCGGTGGTTACCGGCGCACGCCGGTGTTGCAGGTCGGCGCCGACATCTACTGCGACACCGCGCTGATCGCGCGTCGGTTGGAGGCTGAGAAGGCCACCCCGGCGCTGTTCCCGGAAGGCCAGGAATTCACCGCCGCGACGCTTGCCCAGTGGGCCGACTCGGTGCTGTTCCTGAATGCCGTGAGCCTGGTGTTCCAGCCCGAATCCATGGCCGTTCGCTTCGCCCAGGTGCCCAAGGAGTTCGTCCAGACCTTCAGCAAGGATCGTGCGCAGCTGTTCGCCAACGGCTCGGTCAGTCGCGTTCCGCTGGAGCAGGCGAAGAATGATTGGCCAACCTTCATGACGCGCCTGCAGCAGCAACTGGCGCGGGAGGAGGGCGAGTTCCTGTTTGGCGCGGCGCCGTCGATTGCCGACTTCGCCGTCGCGCATTGTCTGTGGTTCCTGCGTGCGACGCCGGTCACCGCGCCGCTGGTGGATGGCTACCCGGAGGTGGCGGCCTGGCTTGGCAAGGTACTCGGCGTGGGCCATGGCTCCAGCAGCGAGTTGTCCGCCGAGGATGCACTGCGCATGGCGCTGGAGGCCGAGCCTGCGCCGCTGCCGGATGAAGCATTCAGCGAGCCGAACGGTTTCCAGGAAGGGCAGCTGGTGGCCATCGCCGCGGTGGATTACGGCGCTGATCCGGTCGAGGGCGAGTTGGTCTTTGCCGGTAGCGAAGAGCTGATCCTGCGCCGCAGCGATGACCGCACCGGGGTCGTGCACGTGCACTTCCCGCGTGTCGGCTATCGCATCGAGGCGCGCTGA
- a CDS encoding DUF4344 domain-containing metallopeptidase, translated as MKRFAQVLLLLPLLAQAQAQPGETAPELSVDEVRFTVANSEFTLMHEMGHLLISELQLPVLGREEDAADQLGFMGLFLLQREQHRDDFYAKLMDVADYWRLEWQSAERDGSPVPVWDSHALDAQRFYNIACLAYGSDPDRLDWVLEVSGLPVERALYCPEEYEQAARAVQWFREHLGRSDEGPARHRIQVIYDTPPGHLPGGAELLEKIRASGELEAVAAKASDAFELPRDLTLRMSTCGAPDAWFNRISGELTLCYERIAYFRTLARELPKLRAGESPASH; from the coding sequence ATGAAGCGCTTCGCTCAGGTGTTGCTGCTACTGCCGCTGCTGGCGCAGGCGCAGGCGCAGCCAGGCGAAACAGCGCCGGAACTCTCGGTGGACGAAGTCCGCTTCACGGTCGCCAACTCCGAATTCACCCTGATGCACGAGATGGGGCACCTGCTGATCAGCGAACTGCAGCTGCCGGTGCTTGGACGTGAGGAAGACGCCGCCGACCAGCTCGGCTTCATGGGTCTGTTCCTGTTGCAGCGGGAACAGCACCGCGACGACTTCTACGCCAAGCTGATGGACGTCGCCGATTACTGGCGTCTGGAATGGCAGAGCGCGGAACGCGACGGCTCCCCGGTGCCGGTCTGGGACAGCCACGCGCTGGACGCCCAACGCTTCTACAACATCGCCTGCCTGGCCTACGGCAGTGATCCGGATCGGCTCGACTGGGTGCTGGAAGTCAGCGGCCTGCCGGTGGAACGGGCGCTGTACTGTCCCGAGGAGTATGAACAGGCGGCCCGCGCGGTGCAGTGGTTTCGCGAACACTTGGGCCGCAGCGACGAGGGACCGGCGCGGCACCGCATTCAGGTGATCTACGACACACCACCCGGACATCTGCCGGGTGGTGCCGAACTGCTGGAAAAGATCCGCGCCAGCGGCGAACTGGAGGCAGTCGCGGCGAAGGCCAGCGATGCCTTCGAACTGCCCCGCGACCTGACCCTGCGCATGTCCACCTGCGGCGCACCGGACGCCTGGTTCAACCGCATCAGCGGTGAACTCACGCTATGCTACGAGCGCATCGCCTACTTCCGCACGCTCGCTCGCGAACTGCCGAAACTGCGCGCCGGCGAATCACCGGCGTCGCACTGA
- the yejK gene encoding nucleoid-associated protein YejK, with amino-acid sequence MPIRHCIVHLIEKKPDGTPAVLHARDSELGNSQAIENLLADLNESYNAKQGKAWGFFHEESGAYPFSGWLAQYMEGNQDFTAFSRQAVEHLQKLMEESNLSTGGHVLFAHYQQGMTDYLAIALLHHSNGVTVTDSLDVTEAKHLDLDQLHLATRINISEWQNNKQSKQYISFIKGKNGKKVSEYFRDFIGCQEGVDGPGETRTLLKAFSDYVESEDLPEEKAREKTSALVGYASSQAKIGEPMSLEELSGVIDEEHPRAFYEHIRNKDYGLSPEIPADKRTLNQFQRFTGRAEGLSISFESHLLGSKVEYDEARDMLIIRQLPTQLKDQLKRRKD; translated from the coding sequence ATGCCGATTCGCCACTGCATTGTCCATCTGATCGAGAAAAAGCCGGACGGCACCCCCGCCGTGCTCCACGCCCGTGACTCGGAGCTGGGCAACTCCCAGGCCATCGAAAACCTGCTGGCCGATCTCAACGAGAGCTACAACGCCAAGCAGGGCAAGGCCTGGGGCTTCTTCCACGAGGAGTCCGGCGCCTATCCGTTCAGCGGCTGGCTCGCCCAGTACATGGAAGGCAATCAGGACTTCACCGCGTTCAGCCGCCAGGCCGTCGAGCATCTGCAGAAGCTGATGGAAGAATCCAACCTGTCCACCGGCGGCCACGTGCTGTTCGCTCATTACCAGCAGGGCATGACCGATTACCTGGCCATCGCCCTGTTGCACCACAGCAACGGCGTCACCGTTACCGACTCGCTGGACGTGACCGAAGCGAAGCACCTCGACCTCGACCAACTGCACCTGGCGACGCGGATCAACATCTCCGAGTGGCAGAACAACAAGCAGTCCAAGCAGTACATCTCCTTCATCAAGGGCAAGAACGGCAAGAAGGTCTCCGAGTACTTCCGCGATTTCATCGGTTGCCAGGAGGGCGTCGACGGCCCGGGCGAGACGCGCACGCTGCTCAAGGCCTTCAGCGACTACGTCGAAAGCGAGGACCTGCCGGAAGAGAAGGCACGGGAGAAGACCAGCGCCCTGGTTGGCTACGCCAGCAGCCAGGCGAAGATCGGCGAGCCGATGTCGCTGGAGGAGCTGTCCGGGGTGATCGACGAGGAACATCCGCGCGCCTTCTACGAGCACATCCGCAACAAGGATTACGGCCTGTCGCCGGAGATTCCCGCCGACAAGCGCACGCTCAACCAGTTTCAACGCTTCACCGGACGCGCCGAAGGGCTGTCGATCAGCTTCGAGTCGCATCTGCTGGGCTCGAAGGTCGAGTACGACGAGGCGCGTGACATGCTGATCATCCGCCAGCTGCCGACCCAACTGAAGGACCAGCTCAAGCGGCGCAAGGACTGA
- a CDS encoding MFS transporter: MWRNSAWILAGGSLILAISLGVRHGFGLFLPPMSAEFGWGREVFAFAIAVQNLIWGLVQPVTGALADRFGVARAVLIGGILYAIGLTLMAVSDSPTTLTLSAGLLIGLGLSGTSFSVILGAVGQAVPPEKRSMAMGIASAAGSFGQFIMLPGSLGLIEWLGWSSALLALGLLVALIVPLAGMMRSPARAPAAPGTQQSLGEALREAAGHSGFRLLALGFFVCGFQVVFIGLHLPAYLVDQHLPAQVGTTVLALVGLFNVVGTYTAGWLGSCYSKPKLLAGLYLIRGVVISAFLLAPLSVWSAYAFGIAMGLLWLSTVPLTNGTVATMFGVRNLSMLGGIAFLFHQLGSFFGGWLGGWLYDRTGSYDLVWQIAIALSLMAAVLNWPIREQPVERLREAQVN; the protein is encoded by the coding sequence GTGTGGCGCAACTCTGCCTGGATTCTCGCTGGTGGCTCGCTGATCCTCGCGATTTCCCTCGGCGTGCGCCATGGTTTCGGTCTGTTCCTGCCGCCCATGAGCGCGGAGTTCGGCTGGGGTCGCGAGGTGTTCGCCTTCGCCATCGCTGTACAGAACCTGATCTGGGGCCTTGTGCAACCGGTGACTGGCGCGTTGGCCGATCGCTTCGGCGTGGCGCGTGCGGTGCTGATCGGCGGCATTCTCTACGCCATTGGGCTGACATTGATGGCGGTGTCCGATTCGCCGACGACGCTGACGCTGAGTGCCGGGCTGCTGATCGGGCTGGGGCTGTCGGGCACCTCGTTCTCGGTGATCCTCGGCGCGGTCGGGCAGGCGGTGCCGCCGGAGAAGCGCAGCATGGCGATGGGCATCGCCAGCGCTGCGGGCTCCTTCGGCCAGTTCATCATGCTGCCGGGGAGCCTTGGGCTCATCGAGTGGCTGGGTTGGTCCTCGGCGCTGCTGGCGCTCGGTTTGCTGGTGGCGCTGATCGTGCCGCTCGCCGGGATGATGCGCAGCCCCGCGCGGGCTCCGGCGGCGCCCGGAACTCAGCAATCGCTGGGCGAGGCGCTGCGCGAGGCCGCCGGGCATTCCGGATTCCGCTTGCTGGCGCTGGGCTTCTTCGTCTGCGGTTTCCAGGTGGTCTTCATCGGCCTGCACCTGCCGGCCTATCTGGTCGATCAGCACCTGCCGGCGCAGGTCGGTACCACGGTGCTGGCGCTGGTCGGGCTGTTCAACGTCGTTGGTACTTACACCGCCGGTTGGTTGGGCAGCTGCTACTCCAAGCCAAAGCTGCTGGCTGGGTTGTATCTGATCCGCGGGGTGGTGATCAGTGCTTTCCTGCTGGCGCCGCTGAGTGTCTGGAGCGCATACGCATTCGGCATCGCCATGGGCTTGCTGTGGCTATCCACGGTGCCGCTCACCAACGGTACGGTGGCGACCATGTTCGGCGTGCGCAACCTGTCGATGCTCGGTGGTATCGCCTTTCTCTTCCATCAGCTGGGCTCGTTCTTTGGCGGTTGGCTGGGCGGTTGGCTGTACGACCGTACCGGCAGCTACGACCTGGTCTGGCAGATCGCGATCGCGCTGAGCCTGATGGCGGCGGTACTCAACTGGCCGATTCGCGAGCAGCCGGTCGAGCGCCTGCGCGAGGCGCAGGTCAACTGA
- the rlmF gene encoding 23S rRNA (adenine(1618)-N(6))-methyltransferase RlmF, which translates to MPRKSPPSTTQPDRAEPGKAVLHPRNRHTGRYDFPALIAGCPELAEYVILNPYRKQSIDFANPDAVRVFNRALLRQFYGIQHWDIPPGYLCPPVPGRADYLHGLADLLGGHEARAIPRGAAIRALDIGTGANCIYPLIGHREYGWRFTGSDIDATALASARTIVSANGLAKAIELRQQAAPKHIFKGVMLPEDRFDLTLCNPPFHASQAEASSGSQRKWRNLGKLDPSRKLPALNFGGQAAELWCEGGEAAFIARMAEESVAFAGQVYWFSTLVSKGANVAPLVTRLKRLGARQVHTLDMAQGQKKSRFIAWTFLTEAEQAGWRAERWSKG; encoded by the coding sequence ATGCCGCGCAAATCCCCGCCCTCGACTACGCAGCCCGACCGCGCCGAACCCGGCAAAGCCGTGCTGCATCCACGCAACCGCCACACCGGTCGCTACGACTTCCCCGCACTGATCGCTGGGTGCCCGGAGCTGGCCGAATACGTCATCCTCAATCCTTACCGCAAGCAGAGCATCGACTTCGCCAACCCGGATGCGGTGCGGGTGTTCAATCGCGCCTTGCTGCGGCAGTTCTACGGCATCCAGCACTGGGACATCCCGCCGGGCTACCTGTGCCCTCCGGTGCCCGGGCGCGCCGATTACCTGCACGGCCTGGCCGACCTGCTCGGGGGGCACGAGGCCCGCGCCATCCCCCGTGGCGCCGCGATCCGTGCACTGGACATCGGCACCGGGGCCAACTGCATCTATCCGTTGATCGGCCATCGGGAGTATGGCTGGCGCTTCACCGGGAGCGATATCGATGCCACCGCTCTGGCCTCGGCACGCACCATCGTCTCGGCCAACGGCCTCGCCAAGGCCATCGAGCTGAGACAACAGGCCGCGCCGAAGCACATCTTCAAGGGCGTGATGTTGCCGGAGGATCGCTTCGACCTGACGTTGTGCAATCCGCCCTTCCATGCATCACAGGCCGAAGCCAGCAGTGGCAGCCAGCGCAAGTGGCGTAACCTCGGCAAGCTCGATCCGAGCCGCAAGCTGCCCGCACTCAATTTCGGCGGTCAGGCGGCGGAGCTCTGGTGCGAAGGTGGCGAAGCGGCCTTTATCGCGCGCATGGCGGAGGAAAGCGTCGCATTCGCCGGGCAGGTCTACTGGTTCAGTACCCTGGTATCGAAGGGCGCCAACGTGGCGCCACTGGTGACACGGCTCAAGCGCCTCGGCGCCCGCCAGGTGCACACCCTGGACATGGCCCAGGGGCAGAAGAAAAGCCGGTTCATCGCCTGGACGTTTCTGACCGAAGCCGAGCAGGCGGGCTGGCGCGCCGAGCGCTGGTCGAAAGGATGA
- a CDS encoding YbfB/YjiJ family MFS transporter: MPQRVALFPVLLAGAVLLLVVHGLGRFVYTPLLPWLVEDGLLTVQEGASIASWNYLGYLIGALLAVRWHRVAQIRRTLPWALALHVLSALLQTQAESADALAALRLANGISNGLVFVQAPSLILEWLARQQRVSSSGLVYLGVCVGLILSSLLVSLSDGLLVGAERWWPAALLSIPLAWWGWRQLARLDMPDEEKAQPSAEPPSGKLLDRSSTPLFLSYAGAGMGYILPMTFLPMVARLQVEPGDFLIGGSWLVVALATLPAPWLWNRLGVRMGDDIALRLSYLTQLLGVLAALLLPGAVGILLCAVLVGGTFLGTVLLTQRLARALHPHQGPRLSAALIALYGLTQLAAPWLTSLWMGMGGSLHSAFWLGAGALLWGLLWMLMVPRRH, encoded by the coding sequence ATGCCTCAGCGTGTCGCCCTGTTTCCGGTCCTGCTGGCCGGTGCCGTCCTGTTGTTGGTGGTCCATGGCCTTGGCCGCTTCGTCTATACCCCGCTGCTGCCCTGGCTGGTGGAGGACGGCCTGCTGACCGTGCAGGAAGGCGCCAGCATCGCCAGCTGGAACTACCTGGGCTATCTGATCGGCGCCCTGCTCGCGGTGCGCTGGCATCGCGTCGCGCAGATCCGCCGTACGCTGCCCTGGGCACTGGCGCTACACGTCCTGAGCGCCCTGCTGCAGACCCAGGCCGAATCCGCCGATGCGCTCGCCGCGCTGCGCCTGGCCAATGGCATCAGCAACGGCCTGGTGTTCGTCCAGGCGCCCTCGCTGATCCTCGAATGGCTGGCGCGACAGCAGCGCGTTTCCTCCAGCGGCCTGGTCTACCTCGGTGTCTGCGTCGGCCTGATCCTCTCCAGCCTGCTGGTGAGCCTGAGCGATGGCTTGCTGGTGGGCGCCGAACGCTGGTGGCCGGCGGCGCTGCTGTCGATACCGCTGGCCTGGTGGGGCTGGCGGCAGTTGGCGCGGCTGGACATGCCTGATGAAGAAAAGGCCCAACCGTCGGCGGAGCCGCCAAGCGGCAAGCTGCTCGATCGCTCCAGCACGCCGCTGTTTCTTTCCTACGCCGGTGCCGGCATGGGCTACATCCTGCCGATGACCTTCCTACCGATGGTCGCGCGCCTGCAGGTGGAGCCCGGCGACTTCCTGATCGGTGGCAGCTGGCTGGTGGTGGCGCTGGCGACGCTGCCGGCGCCCTGGCTGTGGAATCGTCTCGGCGTGCGCATGGGTGACGACATCGCCTTGCGCCTGAGCTATCTCACCCAGCTGCTCGGCGTACTGGCCGCGCTGCTGCTGCCCGGCGCGGTCGGCATCCTGCTCTGTGCGGTGCTGGTCGGCGGCACCTTTCTCGGCACCGTGCTGCTGACCCAGCGCCTGGCGCGGGCACTGCATCCGCATCAGGGGCCGCGGCTATCGGCGGCGCTGATCGCACTCTACGGCCTGACCCAGCTCGCCGCCCCCTGGCTGACCAGCCTCTGGATGGGCATGGGCGGCAGCCTGCACAGCGCCTTCTGGCTCGGTGCCGGGGCGCTGCTCTGGGGTCTGCTGTGGATGCTGATGGTGCCGCGTCGGCACTAG
- a CDS encoding SLC13 family permease, with protein sequence MSGDLLLVLALLAGCIGLFALNKPRMDVVAVLAMVALPLTGVLSVQEALAGFSDPSVVLIATLFVIGDGLVRTGIAYRLGDWLMRAAGSSETRLLILLMLAVAGLGSVMSSTGVVAIFIPVVLGIAHRMKVSPRRLMMPLAFAGLISGMLTLVATPPNLVVNSELRRAGLDGFAFFDFTPIGLAILMLGVGYMLLARRWLGTDKRSEATEQRHTLADLAREYRLEERERRLRVMPGSILANQALDELKLRTQYGINVIAVERHDRFRNLLLIATGNTELFVGDVLLVDLASPAIGLLGAYQELGLEPLQLNTSYYAVHGRELGLAEVALPPDSRLPGKTIQQLGFRSRHKLNVVGLRRNRQALQGLLVDEKLKPADTLLVAGSWKHIHRLQGMSRDFLVLSLPAEVDDVAPAANQAPFALLGLAVMVTLMVSGLVPNVLAALIGCLVMGLFRCIDMDSAYKAIHWQSLVLIVGMLPFALALQKTGGVALATSGLVGLLGDAGPHALLACLFLLTAVIGLFISNTATAVLMAPVALSTAEQLGASPYPFAMIVALAASAAFMTPISSPVNTLVLGPGQYRFADFVRVGVPFTALVMIVSVLLVPLLFPL encoded by the coding sequence ATGAGTGGCGATCTGCTGCTGGTTCTCGCCCTGCTCGCCGGCTGCATCGGCCTGTTCGCGCTGAACAAGCCACGCATGGACGTGGTGGCGGTACTGGCCATGGTCGCGCTGCCGCTCACCGGTGTGCTCAGCGTGCAGGAGGCACTGGCAGGCTTCAGCGATCCGAGCGTGGTGCTGATCGCCACCCTGTTCGTCATCGGCGATGGCCTGGTGCGCACCGGCATCGCCTATCGCCTGGGCGACTGGCTGATGCGTGCCGCCGGCAGCAGCGAGACCCGCCTGCTGATCCTGCTGATGCTGGCCGTCGCGGGGCTCGGCTCGGTGATGAGTTCGACCGGCGTGGTGGCGATCTTCATTCCCGTGGTGCTGGGCATCGCCCATCGCATGAAGGTTTCGCCACGGCGACTGATGATGCCGCTGGCGTTCGCCGGCCTGATCAGCGGCATGCTGACGCTGGTGGCGACGCCGCCGAACCTGGTGGTCAACAGCGAGCTGCGCCGCGCCGGGCTAGACGGCTTCGCCTTCTTCGATTTTACCCCCATCGGCCTGGCGATTCTGATGCTCGGCGTCGGCTATATGCTGCTGGCGCGGCGCTGGCTGGGCACCGACAAGCGCAGCGAGGCGACGGAGCAGCGCCACACCCTGGCCGACCTGGCGCGGGAATATCGGCTGGAAGAGCGTGAACGACGACTGCGGGTGATGCCCGGATCGATTCTCGCCAACCAGGCGCTGGACGAACTGAAGCTACGGACCCAGTACGGCATCAACGTGATTGCCGTGGAGCGCCACGACCGCTTTCGCAATCTGCTGCTGATCGCAACGGGCAACACCGAGCTGTTCGTCGGCGATGTGCTGCTGGTGGATCTGGCCAGCCCGGCCATCGGCCTGCTCGGCGCCTATCAGGAGCTGGGCCTGGAACCCCTGCAACTCAACACCTCCTACTACGCGGTTCACGGCCGTGAACTGGGGCTGGCGGAAGTGGCGCTGCCACCGGATTCGCGCCTGCCGGGCAAGACCATCCAGCAACTGGGCTTTCGCAGCCGGCACAAGCTCAACGTGGTCGGCCTGCGCCGCAATCGCCAGGCACTGCAGGGGCTGCTGGTGGATGAAAAGCTCAAGCCGGCCGATACCCTCCTCGTCGCCGGCAGCTGGAAGCACATCCATCGTCTGCAGGGCATGAGCCGCGACTTCCTCGTGCTCAGCCTGCCGGCCGAGGTGGACGATGTGGCCCCCGCGGCCAACCAGGCGCCGTTCGCACTGCTCGGGCTGGCGGTGATGGTGACATTGATGGTCAGCGGCCTGGTGCCCAACGTACTGGCAGCGCTGATTGGCTGCCTGGTCATGGGCCTGTTCCGCTGCATCGACATGGACAGCGCCTACAAGGCGATTCACTGGCAAAGCCTGGTGCTGATCGTCGGCATGTTGCCGTTCGCCCTGGCGCTGCAGAAAACCGGCGGCGTCGCCCTGGCGACATCGGGGCTGGTCGGCCTGCTCGGCGATGCCGGGCCGCATGCCCTGCTCGCCTGCCTGTTCCTGCTCACCGCGGTGATCGGGCTGTTCATCTCCAACACGGCGACGGCCGTGCTGATGGCACCCGTCGCGCTGTCCACCGCCGAGCAGCTGGGCGCCTCGCCCTATCCCTTCGCCATGATCGTCGCGCTGGCGGCCTCCGCCGCGTTCATGACGCCGATTTCCTCGCCGGTGAACACCCTGGTACTCGGTCCCGGGCAATACCGCTTCGCCGACTTCGTTCGCGTTGGCGTACCTTTCACCGCGCTGGTCATGATCGTCTCGGTGCTGCTGGTGCCGCTGCTGTTTCCGCTTTGA
- a CDS encoding winged helix-turn-helix domain-containing protein, producing MTVSKTKTSFYRRLYVAWLIDSGTACSVPALMAATGMPRRTAQDTLAALADLDIDCNFEQDDGERHNAGRYAIRDWGAIDKGWIERNLPRIKSILEYP from the coding sequence ATGACCGTCAGCAAGACCAAAACCAGCTTCTATCGCCGACTCTACGTCGCCTGGCTGATCGACAGCGGCACCGCCTGCAGCGTGCCGGCCCTGATGGCCGCGACCGGCATGCCCCGCCGCACCGCCCAGGACACCCTTGCCGCGCTCGCGGACCTGGACATCGACTGCAACTTCGAGCAGGACGACGGCGAACGCCACAACGCCGGCCGCTACGCCATCCGCGACTGGGGCGCCATCGACAAGGGCTGGATCGAGCGCAACCTGCCGCGTATCAAATCCATTCTCGAATATCCCTGA
- the nhaD gene encoding sodium:proton antiporter NhaD — MYALMAVVFVIGYLCIAFEHPLKIDKAAAAILTAVVTWTILVLGADQILPLLQPGSHNPGDSSAVVVESLRHHLGEVSEILFFLLGAMTIVELIDSHEGFKVITDRIQTRKRVHLLWIIGFLTFFLSAALDNLTTTIVMVSLLRKLIRGRPERWLFVGVVVIAANAGGAWSPIGDVTTTMLWIGSQISASGVITGLFLPSLVCLLVPLIILSFTLRGEAPRPRPRAHLAEKHPPTTTVFERNLVLGLGLAALLFVPVFKTVTHLPPYMGILFGLGVLWVTTEFIHRNKNAEDKHPLSVVGVLRKVDTPSVLFFLGILLAVSSLATAGHLTQVATALRESLGHIYPITYAIGLLSAVVDNVPLVAGAMKMYPLVSEKMLAATAAEEFAWMSQFVVDGNFWEMLAYCAGTGGSTLIIGSAAGVAAMGMEKISFTWYVKRVSLLAFLGYTAGAATYIGMLALR, encoded by the coding sequence ATGTATGCACTCATGGCTGTCGTGTTCGTCATAGGCTATCTATGCATAGCCTTTGAACATCCCCTGAAGATAGACAAGGCCGCAGCCGCGATCCTGACCGCGGTCGTGACCTGGACCATTCTGGTACTGGGTGCCGACCAGATACTGCCGCTGCTGCAACCCGGTAGCCACAACCCGGGGGACTCCTCCGCGGTGGTGGTCGAATCGCTGCGTCATCACCTGGGCGAAGTCTCGGAGATTCTCTTCTTCCTGCTCGGCGCGATGACCATCGTCGAGCTGATCGACTCCCATGAAGGGTTCAAGGTCATCACCGATCGCATTCAGACACGCAAGCGCGTGCACCTGCTGTGGATCATCGGCTTTCTGACCTTCTTCCTCTCCGCGGCACTGGACAACCTGACCACCACCATCGTCATGGTCTCGCTGCTGCGCAAGCTGATCCGCGGCCGTCCCGAGCGCTGGTTGTTCGTCGGCGTGGTGGTGATCGCCGCCAACGCCGGTGGTGCCTGGTCGCCGATCGGTGACGTGACCACCACCATGCTCTGGATCGGTAGCCAGATCAGCGCTTCCGGCGTGATCACCGGGCTGTTCCTGCCGAGCCTGGTGTGCCTGCTGGTGCCGCTGATCATTCTCAGCTTCACCCTGCGCGGCGAAGCACCTCGGCCGCGGCCGCGTGCTCACCTGGCCGAGAAGCACCCGCCGACCACCACGGTGTTCGAGCGCAACCTGGTACTCGGTCTCGGTCTCGCCGCCCTGCTCTTCGTGCCGGTGTTCAAGACGGTGACCCACCTGCCGCCGTACATGGGCATCCTCTTCGGCCTCGGCGTGCTCTGGGTCACCACCGAGTTCATCCACCGCAACAAGAACGCCGAAGACAAGCACCCGCTTTCGGTAGTCGGCGTTCTGCGCAAGGTGGACACCCCCAGCGTGCTGTTCTTCCTCGGCATTCTGCTCGCCGTATCCAGCCTCGCTACCGCCGGCCACCTGACCCAGGTCGCGACCGCTCTTCGCGAATCACTCGGCCACATCTATCCGATCACCTATGCCATCGGCCTGCTCTCGGCCGTGGTCGACAACGTGCCGCTGGTGGCCGGTGCAATGAAGATGTATCCGTTGGTGAGCGAGAAGATGCTGGCTGCCACCGCTGCCGAAGAGTTCGCCTGGATGTCGCAGTTCGTCGTCGACGGCAATTTCTGGGAAATGCTCGCCTATTGCGCCGGCACCGGTGGCAGCACGCTGATCATCGGCTCGGCAGCGGGGGTCGCGGCGATGGGCATGGAGAAGATCAGCTTCACCTGGTACGTCAAGCGCGTCAGCCTGCTGGCCTTCCTCGGTTACACTGCGGGCGCCGCGACCTACATCGGCATGCTCGCCCTGCGCTAA